The Oryza brachyantha chromosome 7, ObraRS2, whole genome shotgun sequence genomic interval AAAatagagggaaaaaagaatcgagaagaagaaaaagaaaaggaaaggtgaatgggaagaaagaaagaaagagcaGGAGCAagagtaaatttttttcccagcTCTTCCAGCTGTCGGAGCCGTCGTCACCCTATCTCTCGCTTCACGCCGCCTACCCCCACTGCCGAGGTGGGCCCATGCAGCGCTTCTTCGCATCGGTGCTGTTGACCGCTGATCCGACGGTGGTGGTGCGCTCGCTCTCGGAACTGGCGCTCCGGTGGTGGCCGAGCACCGTCACCGGCGTATCGgcgctgcccgccgccgcggccgccgtccagccgGGCCCGacgccgcacgccgccgccatcacctCGCCGCACTCTCGCAACTTCTCCTGCAGCAGAAAAGTCCAAGCGAAATAATTAGCCAGATTTCGTTTCAGTGGCTGTAGGGTAATAGTATAACTAATGTGGCAGTTAAGGTATAATTAATAACTCCACAAATGAGAAAGCAACAAAAAGTTTTACAGTGCGGTCAATTGATGAGCTTGCCCCATTTCACGAGgtgaattcattttttaaaacgcTAAACAGTAATTTTTACTCCAAAAGTCGCCTCCCACAGAGAGCCGGGGTTGTGTCAGACGGAGACGTGACGGGGGTAGTTTCGTAAATAATTGGTGATTAAGGGGGGGGTTAATTATAGAGGACacgaaatttataaaaatcattGCTCACGCTATTTACAAAGTGGCAagcggcgacgccggcttGGAAGGCGGGGAGGTGGGCGCCGGCGAcctctccggcggcggtgagcagagccgcggccgccgccacggagGGGGAGAACTCCGCCATCTTCACTTCTGCGAAATGCACGGGGGCAAATAAGCTGAGACGCGCTGAATCTAACGGAGGGGGCCACCGGCATtgggggtgggtgggtgggtggcgGCGCGTGGACGTACCTGGCtggacgcggaggaggaggtcgacgGCCCGCGCCTTGATGGCGTCGACCAGCGGTTGGTGCCGGGGCTGCGGGAAGCacgaggagaggaagaagccgAGGAAGGCGAGCGGCGTAACGGAGCGCGCCCGCCACTCCAGCGCGTCGAGCACCATCCGCTCCATGCGCCGGATGGTCGCCTCGCCGAACATGGGATCGCCCCGCTGCAAcacgcgccgcccgccgtcgctTCAGCAAACCGATGGGACGAATCTCCGGCGAAATCGCCAACTCGCGCAACGGAAATGGTATTCATCCTGTACCTGGATGTCCGcgacggagatggcggcggcgcgctgcatcttggcggcgagggagagacAGCTGATGGCGAGCAGCCGCGGCGCCCATGGATTGTGCCCGTCGCCCTGCACGGTACCATGGGTGATCAGATCAGAATCGAATCCCTCCACAAAAACCAGCAAGAATAGAGCTCTCCGTATCACGCATCCTTACGGCCAATTGGCGCTTGGAGAGGAAGCGGTCTACGTAGTTGAGCGCGAGGTAGGCCACCCGGGGCTGCACGTTCAGCTCGCCGTCGTACCGCACCTGGGCACCGatcagggaaaaaaacaaggcCGATCAGATCAAGAAAAAGGGGAAGACGAAAGACGAGGAGCCCCAAACCCCACAAGGGAAAGGAAACAACCGCAGCTCGCAAAAAAGAGGCGCGGCGTGCCGGGTACCTCGGAGATGAAGGCGGCGGCctcgcggcgggcggcggaggaggcggccgagaCGGACGGCGAGTGGTGGCCCTCGGCGTCGAGGAGGCTGGCGATCGGCTCGTCGGCGGGGCTGGTGAAGGGGTTCTCGAGGTCGAACTCGTACCCGTATTCATCAttcaccacctcctcccccgccaCGTCCatggccgcgcgccgccgccgcgtacgAGGAAGGGCCAAGAACACGCCAAGAAGAACCACCCCCCCACACCCGCGCAAATGGAGTGGAGTGGCTTTATGGGGGagacgaggaggcggaggaagcCACCATTGCTGCTATCAACGCAGTGCTAGTAGTACTAGCCTCTCCGTCTGGTTGGGAGGTGGCTTTTAATAGCAAGGGGGTGGGGGTCGCGGAGACAGTGGTACAAAAGGTGTGGATTTGGGGTTCTTTTTGTAAAGATCGGGGAggccgggagggagggagggagacgagacgagaggaGGGAGTCGAGGAGAAATGGGGGGGTTTCCCCTCcggtgggcccacctgtcagcgggACGCAATGATGCCTCCGTGGCGTGGTGTGCTGCGGCGTCAATACTCCATGCCTGCATCCGGCTTTGACAGCTCACGCAACCGAACATGGAACGGggaatttggtaaatttcctgCTGGAAatgtctctcctctcctctggtTGTTTTCGCACATGATGGAATTTTGGGTTAATAAGAGGTTAGAACCAATGATCTCTAGAACTCGTTTCATTGAATAAATCAAGTTAGGTTGGTTAGGCCTAAAATGCGCTCACTCAAAAACTCGTTGAAGTGAGCATAAAACTTAAGGAAACCACGACACATCAATCATTTTTTCTCCTTACGTAGCGTTTGCGGTTTTTCGTGATACGATTGATAAAGATTGATAAAGAATGTTACAGTCTCGTACACAAAGCACTTATCGTGTAAAAATAGTGTTTGTTTATTGATATTTGACGACGGAATAGGCTTAAGAAAACTTGGTTTTATTTTGGGTCAAAAATTATTGGACAATCTCAACCAAACATGGTTTTTTATGTGAGGAACTCGGGTTTACTGGGGTGAGTGTCAAGGTCtcatttatgtaattaaattCTTTTAGCCAAATATTTTGTTCTTAAGTCTGCCGAAACAAGTGCTTTCAAGCGAAATAgactagtattttttttccttagccTATAGGCAATAATGGCAGCAGAGACGTTACACCTTATTTTCGTACTCACTTAATTTACAGCTCAATACTCgacaaattttattaacttgTGTGACATAAAGCACCAAAACTGCTATATATACTGATTACCTGTAAAGAAAatggtaaatataaaaaatgtgtcTCATTGACTCGTTAAGAGGTTTGAGTTCTAAAATTTCTTAGCACTGAAGTGACACATGAgctcaaataaaatttttggatctTACTCGTATGTACATGATTGTTAATACTCTCTTCGTCCCATAATATATaggacttataatttttatcatttgttttattcaaaaatttagtgcaaatataaaaatttataagtaatacttaaactactttcaacaataaagaaaataataaataaaataaatagtacttttaaatttttttaataaaatgagtaGTCAAAGATTATAAATAGAAAGTCAAAATCCCTTATAATATGGGACGGATAAACTACTTTCagcaataaagaaaataataaataaaataaatagtacttttaaattttttaataaaacgagtAGTCAAagattataaatagaaaatcaaaatctcttataatatgggacggaggtggtacGGTATATACGAAGTTGTCCATGGTCCAGTTTCAAATGTGTCCATAAGAACGATAATGGACGCTTTATAATACGAGCATACCTGTTTATAATGTGTtcgaggaaaaacaaaacccactTCTCTACGCACGTCGTACAATCTCCAAAATCCCTCGAGGCacgcaagagaaaaaaaccaagaTTTGAAATCCACATCTTATCTTGTTATAATGCAAGCAAATCTTATGTGTTTTTTTCGCTGGATCTTTGTACTGGTGCGGGTAACAGGTATTGCAGGGGGTAGTAGTAACAGGTAAAAATTCCCGGGGGACTGTGGAACGCGACATCGCCGGCCACGCATCTTGGCGGGAGAAAAAACGGACAACGCACGCCGCATCCGCGCCCCCGCGGTGGCCGGCAGCGGCACTCGCGCCCCTCCCTCCTGGCTCCGTTTTGACCTGCGGCCGTCGCTGTTGCAACAGGACAGTGGTCAACAGTACCACCCCCCGGCCGGGCCCACAGAGGCCATCCTCGCGACGAACATTTACCGAAAAGCccctcctcgcctccctcaTGCGTATTGCATTGCTTGGGGCCCTTACTGGCCGCTAGATGCTGTCTCTTCTCGTGGATCGTTTCGATATGACTCCCACCTTCTGTGCAAATTCATTTCGAAAAACAGTTAAAAGTAGTACTTTATAATTTTGGAAGGAGGTAGTAAAGGGGATTGGAGATCGTTAAGAAATGTTATGCTAACTTGGTGTTTTTCAATAATGAAATTTATTCATTCCAagctttattttataattacaaCCAATTATTATCATGGATTACAGAAGAAATGACCATAAATTACAAATTAGTGTCTTGGTTGAAAACATTAAAGGTACTTAGAAAATACAACATCTTAAAAGACATATCTGTCTCTCTCGATGGCTTATAAGTCGTGAGCGGTACTTGTATTTCTCAAACTAGTCAAATAGATCTCTAAAATACATGATTCATCCTAAATTGATCTAATTCTGCCTCTATCCGCTAGTGGTTGGTGTCGAAAAAGtagaagataatactcgagaCTAACTTAGGTTAGTCACCTATCCAGATCATTTTGCCACTATTACCAATAAAGCTAAACCACGAAGAATCGCCACAAATGCCTCCAACATGAAGCCTCGAAGAAGATCGTAATGTTACTTCACTAGGTTTTCATCTAGAGATAGAAGATTTTGTGACATCGTTTTGAAGAAGTTGTATGGCACCCACATGTCTCACCAATGTCCCTTCTAAAATGGCAACTTTATTTCTATGACCAACTTTGACCAACTTTGTCGGCAACAACGACGACCAAGAACAAAAATCAACCCCGATGCAACAAGTCTGGCTACTATCACAGATACTCTAAACCTACCGCCGCTACCACCCGTGTTATCCCTACCTCATTGATGCCTTTAGGTAAACTATAACAGGTTGAACGGCGGCAATATGGATGTGGAACAGGAGAACGGGGCGTCAGCTGTAGTGCCCTGGGAATGAAGGATCGAATGACAATCTTTAGGCAGGGCTTCGCAAGAGCAGAGGCCCTTCTCTCACCGTTACTCTTGTAGCTACTACCCTTGTCACTCCGACCATGCACCACCACATTCTCCACGAGTGCTGGTTACTGCACCCCAACTGCATCCTTTCAAAACCTAGGCACACAATGGCAAATCTGATTGCAGCAATGAGTAGAAAATACGTAATGAGGAAGGGTTTGTGTGTCGTCGCTTGTGAATGATGGACTTTGCCCCCTTGCTTCCATCCCCACTTGTCACTTGGTTCTCAAGTCACGTgctccggcgacggtgaggtgAAGGAGACAGGAAAGATTTGTGATGGTGCTAGGGTTTTGCACTATAAGCGCATCCTATGGTTGTAATTTTCTTAACTTGCTAGTCATCCTAACTCTTTGTATTTTGTACTCATGGACAGTGAGATACATGGCTAGTTACCATGTCATGTCATGGTGAACTTAACATCAGAGGAGGTTTTCTCACCTATTCAGAGATGATATTTGTATGGTTTGaaactttggtgaaatttAGAGATGGTATCTGGTTATTAGCTCGGTTGTTTACTGGAGCATCACTCCTCTAAATGTCTTATAGcattaaacaaatatataaactataaatatttatatatttttatacgaGGAGGGGGCAGAGGAGAGTTGCCGCATGCAGACCTACACCTGGCTGAACACGGTAGCCGTGGCATCGGTGTATTGCTTGCATGCGTCGCTTCCTggaatattatttttgaacttCTATTGCTATATTCTTAATCATTTTGTAGGGCAACTAATGTGCAGGTTTTCCGATCGTAAAGTTGATTAGCAatttaggggctgtttgggactttagccccttgtctcatcgaatatttggacacttgttataaatagtaaacgtatattattaataaaacctatccataattttgggctaattcgcgagacgaatctattgagtctaattaatccatgattagtctatgtgatgctacagtaaatatgctctaattatagattaattaggcttaaaaaattcatctagtggattaccactcatttataaaattagttttttattagtctatatttaatatttcaaattagtgtccaaacattcgatgtgacatgaggctaaaaagtttagcaccatctaaacaaccccttaccGTAGTGTACAAAACTAAACAGTTACTCTGCTAGTAAAAGCAGTTAGCTCGACATTGTGTCTTTCGAAGGCAAGATTTCACATATATGAAAAGGTTCAGGGTCCTGCATGCCGAAATGATCGTATGATCGGCGCATTTTGGGCAGGGATTTGTGCGGTTCCCATCCGGAAGGAACAGATCGTGCAGCTGACATGAAATGGATAGTACTGGCGAACCTGCGTTGAAGGGCTCAAGATTGATGTGATCATTGAGGGGACGGATCATACCATTCGGTCACTCCAATGTCTCGACTCGCTAATTGGCTCAAATGCACCAGACGGCCACGGTAATCATCCGCGTGGAAACTATGTTCAGCGTAGAAGACGGAGGTCCTGTTTGGAGCTGCTTGCGTCGGAAATTGTCTCAGACGGTACATGACTTCTGAAAATCTAtagttacatatttttaaaaatgaactaagaatccagaagctgaaGAAGATGTGTTTATGAGCTattctagattctcagaagctggctatcaAGCAGTtatttctcagaatctaaaactcccccaaacaggcccagaGCCTTCTTTTGCTCGTCACGTTTTAGGatccctttgattcaaaaggaatttcatagaatttttagtagattttatttctataggaatttttcttacaaagccttttgaatcaaaggaataaaccctataaaatcatatgaaattcctatgaaatgcaTCTTTctatacaagttttagagaaaatttagcaagaggttgaacctcatagaaaaaatcttttcagtctatatctctcctcaaatttctatatttttcgtgtggtccaatcaaacggacattcctacgtttttctgtgttttgcaatcctctgttttacgcctacattcctgtcagaatcctaCGTTTTTCTATtactccatttttttattcatgtgattCAAAGTGGCCCTCAATGTGTCTTGAGATTAGGCCAAATCTAAGTATAAAAGATGCACGTAAACACGTCATCCATACACGGATACACGCTCTATTCGCTCCGATATTCAAAAGTTTCCTCGTTTCAGAAATCGGTAGTTTCAAAAATTGAGCcaaaagacatatttataaataaaaaatagtttatcaaaatttttttatatatatattcttaactgtctaaaagccaaatctaaaaaataaattacaataaagaaacaaaaatcaacatAAAATTCAAGGTTAAATATTACTggtagcttataagtataactaGAATCCAAAAAGACAATGCGACACACTCTAACATCGATTCCTAGCATTTTCACAGGCCTTGCACCGTTTGTATGGCTTACGGTCGCAATGTATATGTAGCTGCAGCTGGGAATTtctagacacctaaataaaatattaaatatacataaatattaaaactaattacgcagCTATAGGGaaattcgtgagacgaattctttgagtctaattagtacgtgattaggtATAAGTGCTGTAGTAACCTATATGTGCTAacgacagattaattaggctcaaaaatttgtctcgttggcggaatctgtaatttattttataagtagcatacgtttaatactttaaatgtgtgtctatatatccgatatgatatttttaaaaaaaatttacaaactaaacaaggccttagcgtctgttttcaaaaccaaaaaccTGAAATTAAACTTTAACGCACTGTAGCCTGCACGCACCTGTAACATATACCCACACGCAACAAGCAGCTAGTTTAAACGATTACCAAGCGAGATCCCGGTCTCCCATGCAAGTGTAACCAGCTACGGCCTTTTTCTCATCTCGCATGAGGCAACCGGCTTGGTACGGCGCTcgaaatttaactattcgtcaCTTTTAGATTTAGCAATTACCTAAATGTCACTCTTATCGTTGcacttatttttttgtcataggaaagaaaaacttttttaattttttgccactttcAGCACTTTGAGGTGCCACATGAGCATGCCAACATGGCAAGGACGTACAAAATTACCACGCTACCCCTTATTATGGTAGTATGCAATTAGCTgcattataaaattgaaacagAAGTAAAttcaatgattaattaataatattgattaatatccataatatttattaataatattaaataatattgattaatatccataatattaattaataatattttgtttttaatattatttgcttaatattatcaattaaatattaatcaatattACTAATTAATCGTTGAATATTACTTctgtttcaattttataatgcAGCTAATTGCATACTATCAAATAAGGGGTAGCAGGGTAATTTCGCGCGTCCTTGCCACGTTGGCATGCCCATGTGGCACTCCAAAGAGTagaaagtggcaaaaagttaaaaaagttTCTCTTTCCCGTGGCAAAAAAATAAGTGCAACGGATAAGAGTGGTATTTGGCTAATTTGCCAATTCTAAaagtgacaaatagttaaatttccccgCTGCATATCGTGGGCATATATGTATCCGTGCTTGCTCTTGGACCAGAGCGCTTGTTCTTGTTGTACTGCACCTCAAAAAGGCTTTGTTTTCTCAAGATTGTACCTCAAAGATCTATGCTCGTGCATGAAAGCCTGTGTATTGTAATCCTCCTTGCAGCGTTGGTTTTCCTTGTGCAGGGATttgcagcggcagcggcatcTCTGGGCCTTGCAGGGTATCTCTGCTGCAAACTTCTGCCACATTGGACGTTCACTGTTTTATTCTGGGAGAGAGATATATACTACGTAGTAGTAGACATCATGTTTTTGTCTTGTCTTAGCTTCATGATTAATGCAGCATAATGAGATTCATGTTAATCGACAGAGCAACTAGGTCTCTGCATATTGAAATGCAGGCTATTTTGTGGAAATTAAACTGATtcctatgaaaatatatattaggaGTATGTTTCTAAAGGACGggtgcaaaatatatataaattcatctgTAGCTTTTTAAGCAGAAAGGACCTTGATTCAAGGGCAGGGTTGGGAACTAGTGAGGAATGCTGCAGGCAGAATGTAGGATGGGCATGGGTCTACCCGCGAGTAGTTTAGTGCCAGCTCtagttcaacaaaataaattaagttttacataaaataaaatttagttcatttagttGAACTAGAGTCGATCCTAAATACCTACGGATCGACGCGGGACCATCCCTAAATGTATATGAGTTTGAGAGACCCCTGCATGAAGGAGTATTTGGCAGTGCAATGCCAGCCTGGTGCAAATGTATATGTGAAGAAGCTTGAGAAGGACTCATTCACTCCCCCCATGTACCAATTGCCAGAGAATGGGGAtcagtgatgatgatgatgcaccATTGACCATAGGAGAAAGAGTGAAGGAGCCCATGTGGAGAGCAATGGCTTGGAAGGAAGCCAAAAGGATGGACAATGAGAGTTCAATGTGGGAATAAAGGTCTCGCCAGATTGCTCCACATAGAGATCAGATGTCAGATATGGGCAAGGGCATGctacaacaaaaagtaccGAGGCCTAGTTCTTCCCCTCTTCTTATTAACCTagatatttttcgtttttcatgtgcacgcttttcaaactgttaaacaatgtatttttataaataaattatataaaagtactttaaaatcatattaatctatttttaattttttataattaatcatgtactaatctattttattaggTTTTTTACGTCAGGTAACCTAATTGCTACTTCTCCCACGTCACAATATTTATGGTGCAAGTTATGTTTGTTCGTAGG includes:
- the LOC102721749 gene encoding cyclin-D6-1-like isoform X2, with amino-acid sequence MDVAGEEVVNDEYGYEFDLENPFTSPADEPIASLLDAEGHHSPSVSAASSAARREAAAFISEVRYDGELNVQPRVAYLALNYVDRFLSKRQLAGDGHNPWAPRLLAISCLSLAAKMQRAAAISVADIQRGDPMFGEATIRRMERMVLDALEWRARSVTPLAFLGFFLSSCFPQPRHQPLVDAIKARAVDLLLRVQPEVKMAEFSPSVAAAAALLTAAGEVAGAHLPAFQAGVAACHFEKLRECGEVMAAACGVGPGWTAAAAAGSADTPVTVLGHHRSASSESERTTTVGSAVNSTDAKKRCMGPPRQWG
- the LOC102721749 gene encoding cyclin-D6-1-like isoform X1 gives rise to the protein MDVAGEEVVNDEYGYEFDLENPFTSPADEPIASLLDAEGHHSPSVSAASSAARREAAAFISEVRYDGELNVQPRVAYLALNYVDRFLSKRQLAGDGHNPWAPRLLAISCLSLAAKMQRAAAISVADIQRGDPMFGEATIRRMERMVLDALEWRARSVTPLAFLGFFLSSCFPQPRHQPLVDAIKARAVDLLLRVQPEVKMAEFSPSVAAAAALLTAAGEVAGAHLPAFQAGVAACHFVNSEKLRECGEVMAAACGVGPGWTAAAAAGSADTPVTVLGHHRSASSESERTTTVGSAVNSTDAKKRCMGPPRQWG